GTGTAGCGCTGCCGCCCCAGGTCGTCTTCGCCATCGAGGTGGCGCAGGAACGCGGCCACCACATCGTCGATGTACACCAGTTCCAACTCCCGCTCGGGGTCGGAGATGGTGATGTCCAGGTCGCGGGCGATATTGTGGCAGAAGGTGGCGACCACGGTGTTGTAGTTCGGCCGCGACCACTTGCCGAACACGTTGGGCAGCCGGTAGACCGCCACCGGTGCGCCGGTGCGCCGGGCGTAATCGACCAGCGCCTCTTCGTGGCCCTGATCATCATGGCCATGGCCACGTCCATGCTCAGCGGCCCCCTCATGCGCCTGGGCCTTGGGACCAAGAGGAAATCGCGGCTCCAGGACGCCCTGTCATCCAAACTATTCGTCCCCGACC
This genomic window from Deltaproteobacteria bacterium contains:
- a CDS encoding NAD-dependent epimerase/dehydratase family protein produces the protein MEPRFPLGPKAQAHEGAAEHGRGHGHDDQGHEEALVDYARRTGAPVAVYRLPNVFGKWSRPNYNTVVATFCHNIARDLDITISDPERELELVYIDDVVAAFLRHLDGEDDLGRQRYT